In Methylobacterium sp. WL1, the sequence GATCAGTGCGGAGCCCCGATGGGGGTGGGGGCTCCGCGCCGCACCCGTCAGGATCCCGGACGTCCCACGGCCGACGTGCCAAGCCGGATTATTATGTATACACTACCAGAGCCGCCCCGGATCCCCGAGCCGTGATGCGCATGCCTGCTCCCGATATGCCGCCTGCCTATATCGACCCCGCCACCGGGGCCTCCTATCCGATCGAGGTCCCGCGCTGGCGCGGCGATTCGGGCGGTCCGCTGATGATCTCGCCGCTGCCCGGGATCGACCGGGGGCAGATCGACACCGGCCAGCGCTCGCTCTGGCGGTACGGTGCGGCGCTGCCGGTGGCGGTCAAGGATCCGGTCTCGCTGGGCGAGGGCTGCACGCCGCTGGTGCGCCGGCCCTGGCGGGGGCGGCACGCCCATTTCAAGCTCGAATGGTTCGCCCCCTCGGGCAGCTTCAAGGATCGCGGCGCCTCCGTGATGCTGTCGATCCTGCGCCAGCAGGGCATCGACGCGGTGCTGGAGGATTCGTCCGGCAACGGCGGCGCCGCGGTGGCGACCTACGCGGCCGCGGCCGGGATGCGGGCCAAGATCCTGGTCCCGGCCTCGACCTCGCCGGCCAAGACCGTGCAGATGCGCGCCGCCGGCGCCGAGGTCGAGCTGATCCCGGGCACCCGCCAGGACACCGCGGACGCGGCCATCCGGCAGGCCGACACGATCTTTTACGCCAGCCACAACTGGCAGGCGCATTTCCTCCAGGGCACCAAGACGCTGGCCTACGAGCTGTGGGAGGATCTGGGTTTTTCCGCCCCCGACGCGGTGATCATCCCGTGCGGAGCGGGCAGCAACGTGCTCGGTTGCGACATCGGCTTCTCGGAGCTGCTGCGCCGGGGCGCCATCGCCCGGCTGCCCCGCCTCTACGCGGTGCAGCCGGCCCGGTGCGCGCCCCTGCATGCCGGCTTCCAGGCCGAGGCCGAGGATTTCGTGCCGGTGACCCCGGCCCGACTCTGGCCGAGGGCGCCTCCATCGCCCAGCCGGTGCGCGGCCGGGCGGTGCTGGCGGCGCTCCGCCGGTCCGGCGGCGGCACCGTGGCGGTGTCCGAGCCGGCGATCGAGGCGGCGCTGATGGAGCTCGCCCGGTCCGGCCTCTACGTCGAGCCGACCTGCGCGATGGCGGCGGCGGCGCTGACCGACCTGACCGCCAGCGGCGCGATCGGGCCCGACGAGACCGTCGTGGCGGTGCTCACCGGCACCGGCATCAAGGCGACGCCGCGCATCGCCGAGCTTTTGGGTCTCGCCCCGTGAGCCGCTGACGTGACCACGACGCCATAAACACGCGACGACCAGGAGGAAAAACCCATGCGCAACAATATTCCCGCCCGCGTCGGCATGCCGGTGGATGCGATCGACACCCCCTGCCTGATGGTCGATCTCGACGCCTTCGAGCGCAACGTCGACAAGCTCGGACGCTTCATGAAGGAGAACGGCCTGCGCCACCGCGCCCACGCCAAGACGCACAAGTCCTCCGACATCGCGACCGTGCAGATCGAGCGGGGCGGGGCCTGCGGGGTCTGCTGCCAGAAGGTCAGCGAGGCCGAGGCCCTGGTGAGCGCCGGCATCCGCGACGTGCTGGTGTCGAACCAAGTGGTCGCGCCCCAGAAGATCGAGCGCCTGGCCGCCCTCGCGAAGTGGGCGCGGGTGCTGGTCTGCGTCGACGACCCCGGCAATGTCGATGACCTGTCGGCGGCCGCCGTGAAATACGGCGTCACCCTCGAGGCCCTGGTAGAGATCGATGTCGGCGCCGGCCGCTGCGGCGTCGCCCCCGGCGAGCCCGCGGTGGCGATCGCGAAGAAAATCGCCGCCGCGCCCGGGCTGACCTTCGCCGGGCTGCAGGCCTATCAGGGCCGGGCGCAGCACGTGCGCGACTACGACGAGCGCAAGGCCCTGATCCAGACGGCGATCGACGACACGAAGCGCACCGTCGACCTGCTGAAGGCCGAGGGGCTCGCCTGCGACATCGTGGCGGGGGCGGGCACCGGCAGCTTCGCCCTGGAGGGCGGCAGCGGCGTCTACAACGAGCTGCAATGCGGCTCCTACGTCTTCATGGACGCCGACTACCAGCGGGTGAAGGACGCGAGCGGCCAGCCGATCGGCGACTTCGAGAACAGCCTGTTCATCGTCACGTCGATCATGAGCAAGGCCAAGGCCGATGTCGCGATCTGCGACGCCGGCCTGAAGGCCCAGAGCATCGACAGCGGCTTGCCCCTGGTGTTCGGCCGGACCGACGTGGAATACGTCAAGTGCTCGGACGAGCACGGGGTGATCAGCGATCCCGGCAACGTGCTCAAGCTCAACGACCGCCTGAAGCTGATTCCGGGCCATTGCGACCCGACCGTCAACGTCTACGACTGGTATGTCGGCGTGCGGGACGGGCGGGTCGAGGCGGTCTGGCCGGTCACCGCCCGCGGCATGACGTTGTGACGGGGGCTGTGCCGTAACGGGTTCCCAAAGGGCGAGCCCTTTGGCGGGTGCAGGGCGGAGCCCTGATTCATCACAGCAGGGCGCTGCCCTGCACCCGCAAAAGGTCGCAGACATTTTGAAACCATGACTTTGGAGGTCTTCACGTCATGCGCTTCATCTCGGAAGAGGAATCCGCCGCCCTGGTCGATCACGCCCTGGCGTTCGAGGCGGCCCGGGAGGCGCTGATTGCCGCGGTCGCGCCCGGCACCACCCTGTTCCCGGCGGTGCTGGGGCACGGCTCGGAGCCGGCCAACCGGTTCTCGATCAAGTCGGGGTCGACCGCCGACTATGCCGGCCTGAAGGTCGGCTCGTTCTGGCCGGGCAACCCGGACCGGGGCCTGCCGCGGCACAATTCGGTGATCCTGCTGTTCGACCAGGATGTCGGCCGGGTCGACACGGTGATCGAGGCCGGCCGCGTCAACGCCTACCGCACCGCCGCTGCCGACGCGGTGGCGGCCAGCGTCCTGGCCCGGCCGGATTCGGCGGTGCTCGCCGTGTTCGGGGCCGGCAACCAGGCGGAATTCGAATGCGCGGCCTTGGCCCGGATCCTGCCGATCCGGACCGTGCTGGTGGTGGCGCGGGATCACGACAAGGTCGCGGGG encodes:
- a CDS encoding pyridoxal-phosphate dependent enzyme, translating into MRGRAVLAALRRSGGGTVAVSEPAIEAALMELARSGLYVEPTCAMAAAALTDLTASGAIGPDETVVAVLTGTGIKATPRIAELLGLAP
- a CDS encoding pyridoxal-phosphate dependent enzyme — its product is MPAPDMPPAYIDPATGASYPIEVPRWRGDSGGPLMISPLPGIDRGQIDTGQRSLWRYGAALPVAVKDPVSLGEGCTPLVRRPWRGRHAHFKLEWFAPSGSFKDRGASVMLSILRQQGIDAVLEDSSGNGGAAVATYAAAAGMRAKILVPASTSPAKTVQMRAAGAEVELIPGTRQDTADAAIRQADTIFYASHNWQAHFLQGTKTLAYELWEDLGFSAPDAVIIPCGAGSNVLGCDIGFSELLRRGAIARLPRLYAVQPARCAPLHAGFQAEAEDFVPVTPARLWPRAPPSPSRCAAGRCWRRSAGPAAAPWRCPSRRSRRR
- a CDS encoding DSD1 family PLP-dependent enzyme, whose product is MRNNIPARVGMPVDAIDTPCLMVDLDAFERNVDKLGRFMKENGLRHRAHAKTHKSSDIATVQIERGGACGVCCQKVSEAEALVSAGIRDVLVSNQVVAPQKIERLAALAKWARVLVCVDDPGNVDDLSAAAVKYGVTLEALVEIDVGAGRCGVAPGEPAVAIAKKIAAAPGLTFAGLQAYQGRAQHVRDYDERKALIQTAIDDTKRTVDLLKAEGLACDIVAGAGTGSFALEGGSGVYNELQCGSYVFMDADYQRVKDASGQPIGDFENSLFIVTSIMSKAKADVAICDAGLKAQSIDSGLPLVFGRTDVEYVKCSDEHGVISDPGNVLKLNDRLKLIPGHCDPTVNVYDWYVGVRDGRVEAVWPVTARGMTL
- a CDS encoding ornithine cyclodeaminase family protein; amino-acid sequence: MRFISEEESAALVDHALAFEAAREALIAAVAPGTTLFPAVLGHGSEPANRFSIKSGSTADYAGLKVGSFWPGNPDRGLPRHNSVILLFDQDVGRVDTVIEAGRVNAYRTAAADAVAASVLARPDSAVLAVFGAGNQAEFECAALARILPIRTVLVVARDHDKVAGFAERLRGQGAAVEVRAASAQEACRAADVIVTATPARAPLFEADWVRPGTHVAAMGADAKGKQELPPALLERAALYCDLPEQSRIIGEFQHAPAAAELRAIGAVLGSGRGARTDPEAITVFDSSGIALQDLTIARAILAKAGGRG